One genomic segment of Alosa sapidissima isolate fAloSap1 chromosome 13, fAloSap1.pri, whole genome shotgun sequence includes these proteins:
- the pmchl gene encoding pro-melanin-concentrating hormone, like, which yields MVGQLGGIITRQSDQGNKKRNQSHHQTTNRSIAPPSSRRLQTDEARRMKISIISVLLSVALLSECHLLTVSASPAGRTGDSSAEQDILAQLLDEEAGETSRDAGGPRVIVVGDTSLWGTLRTLERGALLHLATAERRDTNQEPNPNLSVLRRDTMRCMVGRVYRPCWEV from the coding sequence ATGGTTGGTCAGCTTGGGGGCATCATCACCCGGCAAAGCGATCAAGGCAACAAAAAGAGAAACCAGAGCCACCACCAAACCACCAACCGAAGCATCGCACCACCAAGCTCCAGAAGACTCCAAACAGACGAAGCCCGAAGAATGAAGATCTCCATCATCTCAGTGCTACTCTCTGTTGCTCTGCTGTCcgagtgccacctactgacgGTATCAGCATCCCCTGCCGGACGGACCGGAGACTCCAGCGCCGAGCAGGACATCCTGGCGCAGCTGCTGGACGAGGAAGCGGGCGAGACGAGCAGAGACGCCGGAGGACCCAGAGTCATCGTTGTGGGCGACACGTCCCTCTGGGGGACCCTGAGGACCCTGGAGAGGGGGGCCCTTCTGCACCTGGCCACTGCCGAGCGAAGGGACACCAACCAGGAGCCCAACCCCAACCTGTCCGTCCTGCGCAGGGACACCATGAGGTGCATGGTGGGCAGGGTGTACCGGCCATGCTGGGAGGTGTGA